The DNA region GCAGCCTGCCAGCAGGGCCGTCACAGACAGCGCCAGCAGCGTTTTATGCGTTCTCTTCATGATGGCTCCTCCTTAAGCGCTACGGTGGCGTAACGCAAGTTGCACATTCGCCAGCAGCAGCAGCGCTACCACCAGCGTCGAAAGCGTAACGCCCAGCGGAATGACCGCGGCCGCATCACGGCTATGAATAAACGCATTGACGATGGCGATGACGATCGCGACCAGCCAGAGCCAGAAATGGCCCTTTTCTGCGCTGTCGCTGCCGCGGAACAGATAGACCAGGGCGATGATGCGCGGCACGATAGCCAGGATCAGCCCCAGCGCAATCAGCCAGCCTGCGGCATCTGTCCAGAACAGCACAAAGGTCTGCATGTAGAGAATATCGAACAGCCAGGCCGCGACAAAAAAGCCCAGCGGTACCGGCTCCAGCAGAGCATAAAGCGTCACGGCAAACGC from Pantoea deleyi includes:
- a CDS encoding DUF2231 domain-containing protein — translated: MRNTLGRSAFAVTLYALLEPVPLGFFVAAWLFDILYMQTFVLFWTDAAGWLIALGLILAIVPRIIALVYLFRGSDSAEKGHFWLWLVAIVIAIVNAFIHSRDAAAVIPLGVTLSTLVVALLLLANVQLALRHRSA